Proteins from a genomic interval of Zingiber officinale cultivar Zhangliang chromosome 1B, Zo_v1.1, whole genome shotgun sequence:
- the LOC121992686 gene encoding protein trichome birefringence-like 9, giving the protein MEKAPPPRFFFLKRSEIVFSIFSVILLLSLLLLLHWFTPFQPLLLLRIAGGTYDKPPPEGDAACDYTSGRWVWDGTHRAEAYTEDCPFLDPGFRCRQNGRSDSGYLYWRWQPRGCNLPKFNASELLERSRNGKIVFVGDSIGRNQWESLVCMLAKAVRNQSSIYEKYGNPITKHKGFLSIVFSDHNLTVEYYRAPFLAAVSRPPPAAPSSVRSAIHLDELNWQSKHWVDADVLVLNAGHWWNQKKTIGSGMYFQVGGEINTTMDVKEAFRRTIDTVKLWSLNKLQKGSVFFRNNSPIHFRQVAINFLNSIN; this is encoded by the exons ATGGAGAAGGCGCCTCCACCgcgcttcttcttcctcaagagatcAGAAATTGTTTTCTCCATCTTCTCCGTCATCCTCctcctctccctcctcctcctcctccactggTTCACTCCCTTCCAGCCACTTCTTTTGCTCCGCATCGCCGGCGGTACGTATGATAAACCACCGCCGGAGGGCGACGCCGCCTGCGATTACACCTCCGGTCGGTGGGTCTGGGACGGGACCCACCGGGCCGAGGCCTACACCGAGGATTGCCCCTTCCTCGACCCCGGTTTCCGATGCCGTCAAAATGGCCGCTCTGATTCCGGCTATCTTTACTGGCGGTGGCAACCCCGTGGCTGCAATCTCCCCAA ATTTAACGCATCAGAGTTGCTGGAGAGGAGCAGAAACGGGAAGATAGTCTTCGTGGGGGATTCGATCGGGCGAAACCAGTGGGAGTCGCTCGTGTGCATGCTGGCCAAAGCGGTGCGCAACCAATCGAGCATCTACGAGAAGTACGGGAATCCGATAACGAAGCACAAGGGCTTCCTCTCCATCGTCTTCAGCGACCACAACCTCACGGTGGAGTACTACCGCGCCCCGTTCCTCGCCGCTGTCAGCCGGCCGCCTCCGGCCGCGCCGAGCAGCGTCCGTAGCGCCATCCACCTCGACGAGCTCAATTGGCAATCCAAGCACTGGGTGGACGCCGACGTGCTGGTCCTCAACGCCGGCCACTGGTGGAACCAAAAGAAGACGATTGGATC GGGAATGTATTTTCAGGTGGGCGGAGAAATAAACACGACCATGGATGTGAAGGAGGCATTTCGTCGAACGATTGATACGGTCAAGCTATGGAGTTTGAACAAACTGCAAAAGGGCTCTGTTTTCTTCAGGAACAATTCTCCAATTCATTTCAGGCAAGTCGCCATTAATTTCTTAAATTCtataaattaa